The sequence CGTCGGCAGCCGCGCGAACTTCGCCAGGTCGCGGGTCCGCTGCGCGTAGGCCTTCCGCCGGTCCTGGTATTCCCGGATCGTCTCCTCGTTCGGGTCGAAGACGACCACCCCTTCCTCGCCGTCGACGATGACCATTCCCGCGGACCGGTACTCTTCTGTCGCCCCCTCGGCGCCGACGACCGCCGGGATCCCAAGGGAGCGCGCCGTGATCGCGGTGTGGGACGTCCGGCTTCCGACGTCGGTGGCGAAGCCGAGCACGGGACTTTTCAGGATCTGCGCGGTGTCCGCCGGGGAGAGATCGTGGGCCACGATGACCACCGGATCACGGATCGCGGCGACCGAGTCCACGGGGCGTCCGGCGAGGTTTTCGAGGACCCGGTGTCCGATCTGTCGCAGGTCGTGTCCCCGCTCCCGCAGGTACGGATCCTCGATCCGGTGGAACGTCTCGAGGAGGTTCTGGAGCACCTTGTTGAATGCCCAGTCCGCGGCGAACTGGTTTTCCCGGATCATCCGTACCGTCTCCTCGACGAGCATCGAGTCCTCGAGGAGGGCCAGATGAACCGAGAGGATCTGGTGGTGTTCGGAGGAGGAGTCCGCCACGCCGTCCCGTATGAGAAGGATCTGCTCCCGGGAGCGGGCCACCGCCCTCTGGAAGGCGGCGACCTCCTCGTCCACCTGTTCGCGGCCGACCGTCGAGCGGACCGACCGCGGCAGGATGCGGTTCAGGAAGAACCCCTTCCCGATCGCGACCCCTCCCGAAGCCGGGATCCCCTTGATGACCCGCATCTTCACGCGGCCTTCCGTCACCTTCCTACTCCTCCCCGAATTTCCCGGCGATCAGCTCCCCGATCGCCACCAAGGCCTCCTCCGCATCCGCCCCGTTCGCGCTGACCAGGATCTTCGTGTCCTTCGGCGCGGCCAGCATCAGGACTCCCATGATGCTCTTTCCGTTGACCTCCACCCCGTCCTTCGTGACGCGGATCTCGGAAGAGAACCCGTTCGCCAGGCGCACCAGCTGTGCCGCGGCGCGGGCGTGCAGGCCCAGCCGGTTCAGGATGTCGAACTCGCGTTTCGCACTCACCGCCACAGGATCAGCACCCCCACGAAGAGAAGAAACGACAGGATCTCGGACGGCGAGACCGCTTTCCGGAACAGGATCGCGAACAGGTGTACGGCGGCGGCGGCGAGGAGGAGCGACGCCAGCACGTGGGGCGCGTCCGCTCCCTGAGCAAAGAAACGCCCGGCGAAGATCCCGGCGTACGCCCCGGCGAGGATCGCCGCCAGCAACTTCCGGTCATCGGTTCGTACGTTGAGCGCCGCCTGCTTGAGCCAGCCCACCGCGCCCTCCGGTCCTTCCATGCCGGCGGTGTAACCGCGGCGGCGGATCGTCAGGTGGACCCCGTTGTAGAGGAGCAGCAGGGCGGCGATCCCCAGGAGGGGATGGAGCATCGCGAGGAGGGCCCCCGCCACCGAGGCCATCGGCCGCAGGGCCCCCCAGAAGAAGGAGTCCCCGATCGCTCCCAGCGATCCCATCAGCCCCACCTTGAAGGTGCCGATCGCCCGTGGATCCGCCTCCCCCGCGGCCACCCGTTCCTCGAGACGGACCGACGCCCCCAGAATCAACGCCCCCATCGCCGGCTGGGTGTTGAAAAACTCGAGGTGCCTCTTCACCGCCTTCAGCGCCTCCTCCGGGCGGTTCGCGTAGAAGTCGCGCAACGCAGGGAGGATGGCGTAGGCGAATCCGACGTTCTGCATCCCCTCGTAGTTCCAGCACCCCTGCAGCAGGAACTGGCGCCGCCAGACAGCGCTCCGGGACCGCGTCGCGAGCCCAGACGGCGTCATGCGGCCCACCGGAACAGCACGGTGCCGCCGAAAACGGCGGCCATCGTCAGGAAGAACACCGCGGAGGTTCGCTCCGTGCGGCTGCACGAGTAGGCCGAGGCCGCACCCAGGAGCGGAAGCGCCGGAAGGAGGATCGCGAAGCTCGAGCGGCTGGCGGGGCCGAACCGCGGAAGCAGTTCCTTCGCCATCGCCACGCCCGCCCCCGAGAAGACAAGGGCGAGGGCCATCCCGGTCACGGTGAACAGGGTGAGCCCGGCGAGCAGCCCGTGCTCCACAGCCTGCACATCCCCCCGGTCCACCGACTCTGCCGTGAGGCGGGCGATCCGCACGTTGACCTTCCGGACAAAACGGTCCGCCGCTTTTCCCGCTTCCGCGATGACGACGGAGAGCAGCAGGACGGCGGTGAAACTCCCCGCGTCGAGCCCGATGGAGGAGGAGGCGATCGCGGCGGCCGAACCGCCGAATACAGCCGCGCCCGTGTCGTCGGGAGGGATCGACGCCCCCACGGGGAGCCGGGCCAGGTAGAACAGCTCGAGAATGACCCCCACCTGGGCGCCGGCGGCCATGTTCCCGAAAATCGCGCCCATCAGCGTGGCGACGACAAGGGGGCGGTGGAGCATCAGCTGACACGCCGCCGTCCGATCGAGGTAGCACACCCCCCCGAGAAGGGTCGCCAGAAGGAACCGCCAGGCCATCCCTACTCCTTTTTCGCGTCGAAGGACGTTCCCGCCTCGAACGGGGTCCCCTGGACGAGGACCGATACCCCGTGCGAGCGGAACCACCCGAGGGCGTCGAAATCCTCCGGTCCGAAGAACACGGACGGGGAGATCTCGACCTTTCCGGCGGAGAAATGGAGATTTCCTATGTTCAGAAGGTCGAACGCCGCCCCTGCCTTCCGGAGCGTGACCGCGTCCGCCGCGCTGGCGACAAGCAGGATGGTGCGCTCCCCGTTCCGGTCGGCCTCCTCGAGGACGCGAATCGCCTCGTCGAGACGACAGAATCGGACGTGGATCGACGGGGGAACCGCCAGCTCCATCACGGAGCGCAGGAACGGGTTCCCCGCCAGGTCGTCGTTGGCGACGATCAGGGAATCGGCGGACGTGTGGGGCACCCACGTCTCCACCACCTGCCCGTGAATCAGCCGGCAGTCGATGCGGGCGAGCACCAGTGGCATCCCGCTACTTCTCCTGCTTCTTTTCGGTCTTCTTCTTCAGCATGTCTCCCGGGATCATGATGCTGCGCTGGCCGCACTCCTTCAGCTGGCCGGCGAGCTCGTCGAGCGACATCCCTTCCCGGGCCATGGGAAATTTGACCATCATCGGCAGGTTCACGCCCGTCAGGACTTCCACGCGGTGCGTACCGAGGAACGACAGACCGATGTTGGAGGGCGTCCCGCCGAACATGTCGGTGAGGAGCAGGACACCGTCCCCGTCCTCGACCGTGCGGAGGGCTCCCTCCACCGCGTCGTGGATCGCCTCGACGCTCATGTCGGGGGAAATGTCGACGGCGACGACCCCTTCGATTTTTCCGACGATGATCCCTGCGGCGCGCACCAGTTCTGTGGCGAGGGCGCCGTGGGAGACGACAACCGCTCCGATCATCTCATCCCCTTGGCGGGCAGGGCGGAGCGCGACAGGTCGCGGTGGATTACGACGGCCGCCTCCTTCCCCTTCCCGAGAATGTCACCGAGGGCCTCCGCGATCGCGACGGACCGATGCCTGCCGCCGGTGCAGCCGACGCCCAGTGTGAAGTACGCCTTTCCTTCCTTTCTATAGAGGGGGAGGAGGAAAAGCAACAGATCCGACAGGCGGCGCAGGAACCCCCTCGTCGCGCGAGCCCCCAGGACGTAGTCGCGGACCCCCGGGTCGAGTCCGGTAAACCGCTTGAGGGCCGGAACGAAGTTCGGGTTGTCGAGAAACCGGACGTCGACCACCATGTCGGCCTCGACCGGGATCCCGTACCGGTAACCGAAGGAGATGACGCTCACCTTCAGGCCGCTGGCCCCTTCGCGGCGGAACCGTCGCACGAGGGCGTCCCGTAGCTGATGGACGTTGAACTGGGATGTGTCGATGACGGCGTCGGCCATCTCCCGGAGCGGCGAGAGGATCCCCCGCTCTTTCCGGATCGCGCCCAGGGCGCCGCCCCTGGCCGCAAGAGGATGCTTCCGCCGCGTTTCGCTGAATCTCCGCACGAGCGCCTCGTCCGCGGCGTCGAGGAAGAGGACATGGACTGCGCTCCGCCCCCCCGGGAGTTCGTCGAGGACCCTGGAGAGGTCGGGGAGAAACTCCTTCCCACGAATGTCCATCCCGAGGGCCACCCGGGCCCCTTCCCCCCGCGCTTCGGAGACGACGTCGACGATCTTGGGAAGGAGAACCGGCGGCAGGTTGTCCACGCAATAGTATCCGAGGTCCTCGAACACCTTGATCGCCGTGCTCTTTCCTGCCCCCGACAGTCCGGTCACGACGACAATGTCGGCGCGGTGCGCCCGCGCGTCGACGGCGCTCACTGGGAGCCGCTCCCCCTGGCCCGACGCGCCTGGCGATCGACGAAATGCCGCGCGGAGTGGACCCCGAGCTGCTTCAGCAAGTGGTTCCTCGCCGCCACCTCCACGATCGTCGCCAGGTTCCGACCGGGGGAGATCGGGATGAGAAGGGACGGAAGCCGGACGCCGAGGATCTCGATGGTCTCGTCCTCGAGACCGAGCCGGTCGTACTCCCTGGACGAATCCCACTCCTCGATCCGGATCACGAGTTCCATCTTTTTCATCCGAGTCGTCGCGGTTGCCCCGAACAGGTCCCGGACATTGATAATCCCGAGGCCCCGGATTTCCATGTTGTGGGAAGTGAGGTCGTTCCCGCGGCCCACGAGGGTGGCCGGGCCGAGCTTGTCGACGTGAATCATGTCGTCGGCCACTAGCCGGTGACCCCGGAGAACGAGGTCGAGGGCGCATTCGCTCTTGCCGATCCCGCTTCGTCCCGAGAGGAGAACCCCCACACCGATGACCTCGAGGAGGACGCCGTAGACCGTGGTCGTTTCCGTGAAAAGCCGGTAGAGCTGACGGCCGGCCTCTTCGAGAAAACCGGCCGCCGGGAGGTCGGACGCGAACAGGGGCACGGAAGCCCGCTCCGCCGCCTCGACGAAGAGTGTCGGCACCGGGAGGGATCCGACGACGACGGCGCACGGCAGGGGACCGGCGAAAAACCGTTCGGCGAGCTCCGGCTGCCTCTCCGGATCCTGCCTGCGGAAGTAGTCCACCTCGGTTTCGCCCAGGACCTGGAGGAGCCCTTCCCGGGACGGGAAGACCTCGCCGGCGATCGCCAGCCCGGCTTCCTGGACCCGGCTTCCGGCGATCCCCCGACCCATTCCGCTCTCCCCCGCGAGAAGTCGGAGACGCAGGCGCTCCGAGCATTCGTCCAGGAAAGCTTGCACGGAGATCGGCACGGCCCCTCCTTTTTCGCTCAGGCGCGCTCGTCCTCTTCCCGGAGAACCTGCGAAAGCCCCTCGGCCCCCTCGGCCGCCAGGAGCCGTCCCCGGAACCGCTGGTCCTTTAGGAGCCGCGAGATGCGTGCGAGCGCCTTGAGATGCATCCCCGCGGAGTTCTCCGGGGCGAGGACCAGGAAAAAGAGCCGGGCCGGCTTCCCGTCGAGGGAGGCGAACTGCACCCCCGCACGGCTGCGCCCGAAGACGGCGACCAGCCGGTCGATCCCGGGAATCTTCCCGTGGGGAATCGCCACCCCCTCGCCGATTCCCGTGCTCCCCAGCCCCTCGCGGTCCATCAGGATCGTCGTGAGGCGGTCGGGGGAAAGTGCCGGGAGTCGCCGGCAGATCACCTCCGAGAGTTCGCGAAGGACCCCCTCCTTCGTCTCCGCCAGGAGACCGTCCACCACGGCTCCCGGGGGAATGATGTCCTGGATCCTCATCGAGCCGCCGGCTCCGTGAAACCGATGTTGCCGTCCTGCTGCCGGAAGACCACGCTCGGCTGGTTCGTCTCCTGGTTCACGAACATCACCACGTCGAGCCGGAGCAGGTCGAGGTGGCGCGCCGCATCCTCCACCGTCATCGGCTTGGCCAGGAAGTTGTCCGTGTGGACGATCCGGGGCCGGCCTTCCCCTTCCGCGATCGTGAGGGACGATCCGGACACCATCGGTTCGGGGATGACCGCCTGACCCTTGTCCTTCTTCTTCTCGCGGTACTTCTTCAACTGGCGCTCGACCTTGTCGCACACGAGGTCGATGGCGGAGTACAGGTCTTCGGTGGATTCGAACGCCTTGATGGTGATCCCCCGCGCCGTCAGGAACACCTCTGCGATGTGGCGATACTTTTCGACGGACAAGGTGACGTGCGCATCGAACGACTTTTCGACCACCTTCCCGATCTTCCCCAATTTCCCGATTACGTAATCCTTCAATGCCTGGCTCGGGTCGACATGCCGAAATGTCACGTTGATCTGGTTCACGGGTGCCCCTCCTTCTACGGAATCGGCGCTGTGGCGCTTTAGAACTGCTTCCTGCGCCGCGACGAGGCCAGCAGCCCCATCGCCGCGCGGTACTTGGTTACGGTCCGCCGGGCGATCCGGATCCCCTGGTTCCGCAGGAGCCGCATCAACTCCTGGTCGCTGAGCGGCTTGCTCTCGCCCTCGGCGTGGATGATCTCCCGGATCTTCTCCTTGACGGACTTGGAGGCGATGTCCTCCTCCCCCCCCTCCCGGTTGAGCCCCGAGGTGAAGAAATATTTCAGCTCGAAGATCCCGTGGGGGGTGTTCACGTACTTGCCGCTGGTCACCCTCGACACCGTGGACTCGTGCATCTCGATGTCCTCGGCGACGTCCCGCAGCGTCAGGGGACGCAGGTGGCCGGGTCCCTTCTCGAGAAAGTCACGCTGCAGCTTTACGATGCTCTCCACAACCTTGTAGATGGTGCGCTTGCGCTGCTCGATGCTCTTGATGAACCACAGCGCGGCATTGACTTTCTGCTTCAGGAACTCCCGGTCCTCCTTCGGGAGCCCTTCGGCATCACCCGTCAGCAGCCGCCTGTAGTAGGAGGAGAGGCGAAGCCGGGGCTGACCGTCGTCGTTCGGGGTGATGACCCATTGATCGTCGACCTTGAACACGTAGACGTCGGGGGTGATGTACTGGACGTCGTCTCCCGAGTATTCGCGGCCGGGCTTCGGCCACAGGGTGACGAGCTTCTGGAACGCCTCCTTGACGGCTTCCTTCGGGAGCTTGAGCCGACGCGCGGCTCCGGCCACGTCCCCCCTGGAGAACAGGTCGAAGTGGTCCGCGAGGATCCGGAGGGGGAGTTCGAATTCCGCGCCCTTTTCCCGGGCCTGGATCATCAGGCACTCCCGCAGGTCCCTCGCCCCGACCCCCAGGGGATCGAGCGTCTGGACGATCGCGATGGCGCGCTCCACCTCTTCGACCGGCAGCGAGAGGGCCTGCGAGGCTTCCTCGGCCGTCGTCTTCAGATACCCGTTCTCGTCGATGTTGCCGACCAGGTAGAGCGCGACCTCCCGCTCGGCGTCGGTGATGCCCAGGAGGCGCAGTTGCGTCTCGAGATGCTCGGTGAGGCCGGGACGGCGCGTTAGGGTGTTTTCGTAGTAGGGGCGCCCGTCTTCGTCGTCGGTGTCCCGATCCACGCGTCCGTCGCGGGACCCTTCGTTGAAGTAGTACTCCCAGTCCACGCGGTCGATGAGCCCGTCGCCTTCCTTCGGCGTGGGCCCTTCCTCGGGGGTCGGGGGCGTGGATGCCTCCGCCGGCAGCGGCGCCTCCTCCTCGCCCGTCTCCTCGCCGGTCTCCTCGAGCGCCGGGTTGACCTCCAGCTCCTCCCTCACCGCCTGCTGCAGCTCGAGCCGCGACAGCTGCAGCAGCTTGATCGCCTGCTGCAACTGGGGGGTCATCACCAGCTGCTGGCTGAGCTTGAGAGATTGTCGGAGTTCCAGCGCCATCAAAGCCCCTTCGCCGTTTAGAGCGAGAAATCGTCTCCCAGGTAGATCTCCCGGACCCGGTCCGACGCGGCGATCTCCCCGGGCTTTCCTGCGAGGAGGATCTCCCCCTCGGAGATGATATACGCGCGGTCACAGACCTTGAGCGTGTCGCGCACGTTATGATCCGTCATTATAACCCCGATCCCCCGCTCTTTTAATCCGAGGATCACCTGCTGGAGGTCGGCCACGGAGATCGGGTCGATGCCGGCGAACGGTTCGTCCAGCAACAGGAAATCGGGGGAAAGGACCAACGCCCGGGCGATCTCGACGCGGCGTCGCTCCCCGCCGGACAGGGCGTACCCCATCGTGTCGGAGACGTGCCCGATGCGCATATCGCGCAGGATCTCCTCGCAGCGGTCCCGCCGCTCCCCCGAAGGCAGGGGGGTTTCCTCGAGGAAGGCGAAGATGTTGTCCCACACGGAAAGCTTCCGAAAGACGGACGGCTCCTGGGGGAGGTAGCCCAGCCCCATCCTTGCGCGGCGGTGCATCGGAAGGTTCGTGACGAGGACGCCGTTCAGCCGCACCTCGCCCTCGTCGGGGCGGACCAACCCCACCATCATGTAGAAGATCGTCGTCTTCCCGGCGCCGTTGGGGCCGAGCAGACCCACAACCTCTCCGGACCGCGCCTCGAGGGAAACCCCCTTGACGACTTCCCGGCGCCGGTATCGTTTGCGCAGTCCCTCCACCGCGAGAGACTTCCCTTCCCGATCCTCCCGCCGCCGGTGCGGGTGGACGTCCTGTACCGTGTGCTCCGGGCCGGTCACTTCGGTGGCGTCTCCAGGATCCCCTTGGGGTTGATCACTGCCTGGACGCGGCCGCCGTCCTTGCCGCCTGTCACCACGGACCGGTTCTCCCGCAGGAAGATGGTGAGCGTCTCTCCCTTGACGGTGTTCTGTCCCTGCCGGAGCGTCGCGCCCCCGGAGAGGACGATCCGCTGCTCGAGATTGTGGAAGGTGGCCCTCGCGGAACGGGCCTCCCGCCCCTCCTGGACGAACCGGACGTTGCCTTCCGCCTCGATCCGGTCGATGGACCCCGACTCGCGGGAGTAGCCGGCCTGGATCCGGTCGGCGTAGAGCGTGACATCGGCCTGCCGCGCCACCACGTTCCCTTCGAAGGTCACGGTGTTGTGCGCACTGTCGGCGCTGAGGCGGTCGGCGGTGACGTCGATCGGGCGGCTTCCCAGATCCCGCGCGGACTCGCCCGCGCGCTCCTGCCCCCCGGCGCCGCCGGCCATAGCCGCGACGAGCGAAAGGACAACAACGATCCGGAAAATCCGCATCGGTTTCACCCTTTCCGGCGGAGCCTCTCCCCCGGCGGGAGGAGGCTCCTGGGCGACTCCATCGTGATCTTCCCTTCCACCCATTCCCAGGCGAGGCTCTTCCCCTGGACGGAGACGCCCGGGCCTTCGATTCTCGCTGGTCCGGGAACCCGAAGGACCGATCCCGCCAGGTCCAGCGTCGCCGTGGAAAGCTCTCCGGTCCAACCGCCTTTCCGTTCCACCCGGCACCCCTCGGGAAGACGGATCGTCTTTCCGTCGAGGTCCCATGTCGCGCGTCGCGCGCGGACGGTCGTCCCGGCGAACGGGGCGCCCTCCCCCAGAAATATCGTCACGTCCCCCGCGGTGACCGTCCTGCTCGCGTACGCGTAGACCGCCCCACTCGCGTCGAGCCGGTTCCACGAGCCGTCGTCGTGGAGCTCCCTCACATCCACCGGCCCCAGTCGAACCTCCGGCCCGCCGCCGGAAATCTCCTGTCCCGTCGCCCCCGCCGGCACGGAGGCGACGTTCGTCGAGAGGGCGGACCGGACCGCGAGGACCAGGACGATGAGGGCCATCGCGACCCACGGGAAGAGGCGGGCGTTCATCCCTCTCCCCCGGAAAAGTAGTTCGATGTCACGGCGTCCCACGACCCGCGCGAATGGAGGAGGAACTCGACGATCTCCCGCACCGCTCCGTGCCCGCCTGGCCGCGACGCGACGAAGTGCACCGCGTCGAGAACGTACGGTTCCGCGTCGGAGGGCGCCGCGGAGAACCCGACGGCGCGAAGCAGAGGGAGATCCACGATGTCGTCCCCCGCGTAGGCGGTCTCGGCCGGAAGAAGGCCGCTCCCGGCGAGGATCTCGCGCCATGCCGCCATCTTGTCTTTGGCCCCCTGCCGCACGATGTCGAT is a genomic window of Candidatus Deferrimicrobium sp. containing:
- a CDS encoding KdsC family phosphatase, translating into MSDPVVRQGAEAGAARVRLFLTDVDGVLTDGGILYDAAGVESKRFHVRDGHGIKMLQRAGVAVGIITGRTSEVVAVRARELGIDIVRQGAKDKMAAWREILAGSGLLPAETAYAGDDIVDLPLLRAVGFSAAPSDAEPYVLDAVHFVASRPGGHGAVREIVEFLLHSRGSWDAVTSNYFSGGEG
- a CDS encoding PTS system mannose/fructose/sorbose family transporter subunit IID, translating into MTPSGLATRSRSAVWRRQFLLQGCWNYEGMQNVGFAYAILPALRDFYANRPEEALKAVKRHLEFFNTQPAMGALILGASVRLEERVAAGEADPRAIGTFKVGLMGSLGAIGDSFFWGALRPMASVAGALLAMLHPLLGIAALLLLYNGVHLTIRRRGYTAGMEGPEGAVGWLKQAALNVRTDDRKLLAAILAGAYAGIFAGRFFAQGADAPHVLASLLLAAAAVHLFAILFRKAVSPSEILSFLLFVGVLILWR
- the lptB gene encoding LPS export ABC transporter ATP-binding protein, with amino-acid sequence MEGLRKRYRRREVVKGVSLEARSGEVVGLLGPNGAGKTTIFYMMVGLVRPDEGEVRLNGVLVTNLPMHRRARMGLGYLPQEPSVFRKLSVWDNIFAFLEETPLPSGERRDRCEEILRDMRIGHVSDTMGYALSGGERRRVEIARALVLSPDFLLLDEPFAGIDPISVADLQQVILGLKERGIGVIMTDHNVRDTLKVCDRAYIISEGEILLAGKPGEIAASDRVREIYLGDDFSL
- a CDS encoding HPr family phosphocarrier protein; protein product: MSAKREFDILNRLGLHARAAAQLVRLANGFSSEIRVTKDGVEVNGKSIMGVLMLAAPKDTKILVSANGADAEEALVAIGELIAGKFGEE
- the rapZ gene encoding RNase adapter RapZ → MSAVDARAHRADIVVVTGLSGAGKSTAIKVFEDLGYYCVDNLPPVLLPKIVDVVSEARGEGARVALGMDIRGKEFLPDLSRVLDELPGGRSAVHVLFLDAADEALVRRFSETRRKHPLAARGGALGAIRKERGILSPLREMADAVIDTSQFNVHQLRDALVRRFRREGASGLKVSVISFGYRYGIPVEADMVVDVRFLDNPNFVPALKRFTGLDPGVRDYVLGARATRGFLRRLSDLLLFLLPLYRKEGKAYFTLGVGCTGGRHRSVAIAEALGDILGKGKEAAVVIHRDLSRSALPAKGMR
- the hpf gene encoding ribosome hibernation-promoting factor, HPF/YfiA family encodes the protein MNQINVTFRHVDPSQALKDYVIGKLGKIGKVVEKSFDAHVTLSVEKYRHIAEVFLTARGITIKAFESTEDLYSAIDLVCDKVERQLKKYREKKKDKGQAVIPEPMVSGSSLTIAEGEGRPRIVHTDNFLAKPMTVEDAARHLDLLRLDVVMFVNQETNQPSVVFRQQDGNIGFTEPAAR
- a CDS encoding PTS sugar transporter subunit IIC, whose protein sequence is MAWRFLLATLLGGVCYLDRTAACQLMLHRPLVVATLMGAIFGNMAAGAQVGVILELFYLARLPVGASIPPDDTGAAVFGGSAAAIASSSIGLDAGSFTAVLLLSVVIAEAGKAADRFVRKVNVRIARLTAESVDRGDVQAVEHGLLAGLTLFTVTGMALALVFSGAGVAMAKELLPRFGPASRSSFAILLPALPLLGAASAYSCSRTERTSAVFFLTMAAVFGGTVLFRWAA
- the rpoN gene encoding RNA polymerase factor sigma-54, encoding MALELRQSLKLSQQLVMTPQLQQAIKLLQLSRLELQQAVREELEVNPALEETGEETGEEEAPLPAEASTPPTPEEGPTPKEGDGLIDRVDWEYYFNEGSRDGRVDRDTDDEDGRPYYENTLTRRPGLTEHLETQLRLLGITDAEREVALYLVGNIDENGYLKTTAEEASQALSLPVEEVERAIAIVQTLDPLGVGARDLRECLMIQAREKGAEFELPLRILADHFDLFSRGDVAGAARRLKLPKEAVKEAFQKLVTLWPKPGREYSGDDVQYITPDVYVFKVDDQWVITPNDDGQPRLRLSSYYRRLLTGDAEGLPKEDREFLKQKVNAALWFIKSIEQRKRTIYKVVESIVKLQRDFLEKGPGHLRPLTLRDVAEDIEMHESTVSRVTSGKYVNTPHGIFELKYFFTSGLNREGGEEDIASKSVKEKIREIIHAEGESKPLSDQELMRLLRNQGIRIARRTVTKYRAAMGLLASSRRRKQF
- a CDS encoding PTS sugar transporter subunit IIB: MPLVLARIDCRLIHGQVVETWVPHTSADSLIVANDDLAGNPFLRSVMELAVPPSIHVRFCRLDEAIRVLEEADRNGERTILLVASAADAVTLRKAGAAFDLLNIGNLHFSAGKVEISPSVFFGPEDFDALGWFRSHGVSVLVQGTPFEAGTSFDAKKE
- the hprK gene encoding HPr(Ser) kinase/phosphatase; protein product: MPISVQAFLDECSERLRLRLLAGESGMGRGIAGSRVQEAGLAIAGEVFPSREGLLQVLGETEVDYFRRQDPERQPELAERFFAGPLPCAVVVGSLPVPTLFVEAAERASVPLFASDLPAAGFLEEAGRQLYRLFTETTTVYGVLLEVIGVGVLLSGRSGIGKSECALDLVLRGHRLVADDMIHVDKLGPATLVGRGNDLTSHNMEIRGLGIINVRDLFGATATTRMKKMELVIRIEEWDSSREYDRLGLEDETIEILGVRLPSLLIPISPGRNLATIVEVAARNHLLKQLGVHSARHFVDRQARRARGSGSQ
- a CDS encoding PTS sugar transporter subunit IIA; protein product: MIGAVVVSHGALATELVRAAGIIVGKIEGVVAVDISPDMSVEAIHDAVEGALRTVEDGDGVLLLTDMFGGTPSNIGLSFLGTHRVEVLTGVNLPMMVKFPMAREGMSLDELAGQLKECGQRSIMIPGDMLKKKTEKKQEK
- a CDS encoding PTS sugar transporter subunit IIA — its product is MRIQDIIPPGAVVDGLLAETKEGVLRELSEVICRRLPALSPDRLTTILMDREGLGSTGIGEGVAIPHGKIPGIDRLVAVFGRSRAGVQFASLDGKPARLFFLVLAPENSAGMHLKALARISRLLKDQRFRGRLLAAEGAEGLSQVLREEDERA
- the lptA gene encoding lipopolysaccharide transport periplasmic protein LptA, producing the protein MRIFRIVVVLSLVAAMAGGAGGQERAGESARDLGSRPIDVTADRLSADSAHNTVTFEGNVVARQADVTLYADRIQAGYSRESGSIDRIEAEGNVRFVQEGREARSARATFHNLEQRIVLSGGATLRQGQNTVKGETLTIFLRENRSVVTGGKDGGRVQAVINPKGILETPPK